In Hyphomicrobiales bacterium, the genomic stretch GATGTAAGGGGGCGCGCTTGTGTGCCGAAGATGTTTTTCGCAATTTGTTGAAGCGCCACCGATATGCCGAAGGTTGCAAGCAGCGTTTCAAGCGGGCGATGCATAAGATGCCGGATCACCAAACGTTCCAACGCCACACCAGCTGCTGCAGCAATAATAAAAGCAAGCGGCAAAGCGATGATGATGGAGGCGGTATAATTGGGCACATATTGCTGCACCACATAGCCTGTGTAAGCGCCAATCATAATGAACTCACCATGAGCCATATTGATGACACCCATCACGCCAAAGGTAATGGCAAGACCGATGGCTGCGAGAAAATAAATCGACGCAAGCGAAAGACCATCAAGGGATAGGTCAAGGAAGCTGAAGAAGCCCACTGTGTTTTCAATATCTTTAAGAGCCGTCGATGCTGCATCTGTAACGGCTTTGTTTGGCTCTTGATACGCAGCGTAAAAAACATGAGAAGCTAAAATCGCTGACTGCTCTTTTGTCGTTAGCAGAGCTGGAACCAGTTTTTGTTCTGCCAGCGTGTTATAAGCTTTGTCGCGTGCTGCTTGGTCTGCTAAATCGGCCACAGGAATACCCGCGACAGCGCCGTTTGAAATGTTAGCAATCAGCGCCTTTTTGCGGGCTTCAATGTCGGGGATTGCTTTGGCTAAATTAGCGGTCACGAGAAGTTCGTAAGCAGCTTCTCTCTCTATGTCTTCGCCGACCTTCAAAACCTTCGCGACATTAGCGTTCTTGTCGAGGGTTTTGGCAGCCTTCGTTTGTGATGTCAGAATGGTGTTCAGCATGGCGCGAACATCCACAGACACGTCATCTTCAAAGCTCTCAATAGCTTTCACTCGTGCAGCATTATCTTTATCAAAACGAGCTGTCAAAAGACGTTCCAGCCGCTCTTTGCGAACTTTCAAATCAGCTCGTGGTTCGCCATCAATAGAAGCGCGCAATGCGGTTAGTTGTGATGCTTCTGGGTCTCGCTCAATCGCGGTGAGTGCAGCAATGCGGCGCTGATCATTGGGATCGGATAATTGGAATTGCACGAGTGCAGCAGCGATCACGCCGCGCACGCCGCTGTTTGGTTTTAGTTGCTTGATGTCGCGCTTGCCGGCGGTTGCAGTGGTTTTTCCCGTTTCAATATCGATCAGTGCAAATGTCTTGGCATCTTGCTTATCTGCAAAGAAGAAAAGACGGTCCTCCTTACGCATATAGACTTCCTTATTGCGCCACTTTTCCAGAAAAGATGCAAGATTTGGATTGCCGCTCACAATAAGTCGATCAAGAACTGAGCCAACCGTTTTACGAGAAGCACGCTCTATCTTTTTGCTGTCTTCTTGCAGGAGGGTTTGCAGCGATTGTGCGCCAACTTGCGGTGTCCACACGAATAGCGCGAAAACGAAAATAAGATATCGAAGCATGAAATTTCAACTTGTACAGGGCATAAAAAGAGAGGCCCGAAACGGGCCTCTCTATCTTGCTTGGGAGGGGCTTAGTAGATTGATTTAATCTGAACGCAAGACTTCGTTTCGGTGTTGTACATACCGCAACCAAGGTCTTTCCAATCTGATTTCAAGATTTTTGATTCAGGAAGGAAGTCAGTCCATGCATCGCCAGCAACTTCTTTAGTTTGGCTGATAATATCAAACTGACCGTCTTCTTGAATTTCACCAATCAACACAGGTTTAGCAAGGTGGTGGTTTGGCAACATAACGGCTTTGCCGCCTGTTAGGTTTTCAAACTCTTGTCCGTACATGGCAGTGCGAACAGCGTCGACATCTGTTGTGCCTGCTTTTTCAACAGCATTCACCCACATGTTGAAACCGATGAAATGTGCTTCCATCGGATCGTTCGTCACGCGCTTTTCGCCCATGCGTGCTTTCCATGTTTTCACAAATTCAGCGTTCACTTCGGTATCTGCTGATTGGAAGTAATTCCAAGCCGCAAGGTGACCAACAAGGTTTGCTGTATCAAGACCAGAGAGCTCTTCTTCACCCACAGAGAATGCGACAACAGGAATGTCATCTGCTGAAATGCCTGCGGCTGCTAGTTCTTTGTAGAAGCCCACATTTGCATCGCCATTGATGGTAGAGATCACGCCAACTTTTTTGCCATCTGCGCCAAGAGCCACAACGTCTGCTACAATCTTAGACCAATCAGAATGACCGAATGGTGTGTAGTTGACGAAAATATCTTCTTTCTTGATGCCTTTGTCTTGAAGGTATTGATCAAGAATTTTGTTTGTTGTGCGTGGGTAGACATAATCTGTTCCAAGAAGCGCGAATTTTTCAACGCCTA encodes the following:
- the urtB gene encoding urea ABC transporter permease subunit UrtB; translation: MLRYLIFVFALFVWTPQVGAQSLQTLLQEDSKKIERASRKTVGSVLDRLIVSGNPNLASFLEKWRNKEVYMRKEDRLFFFADKQDAKTFALIDIETGKTTATAGKRDIKQLKPNSGVRGVIAAALVQFQLSDPNDQRRIAALTAIERDPEASQLTALRASIDGEPRADLKVRKERLERLLTARFDKDNAARVKAIESFEDDVSVDVRAMLNTILTSQTKAAKTLDKNANVAKVLKVGEDIEREAAYELLVTANLAKAIPDIEARKKALIANISNGAVAGIPVADLADQAARDKAYNTLAEQKLVPALLTTKEQSAILASHVFYAAYQEPNKAVTDAASTALKDIENTVGFFSFLDLSLDGLSLASIYFLAAIGLAITFGVMGVINMAHGEFIMIGAYTGYVVQQYVPNYTASIIIALPLAFIIAAAAGVALERLVIRHLMHRPLETLLATFGISVALQQIAKNIFGTQARPLTSPAWLDGSWVVNDVISISYIRIAIFVLAVLFLFLLLFILNKTRLGLEVRAVTQNPRMASSMGINTDRVNMLTFGLGSGIAGIAGVAIGLFAQVTSELGSSYIVQSFMTVVVGGVGNIWGTLAGAGMIGSFQKAVEWLNPSNTLAAQTYMIIFIIIFIQFRPKGIIALKGRAAGD
- the urtA gene encoding urea ABC transporter substrate-binding protein — translated: MFKLPSKSLIAGAVMASTAMATFAAHAADTIKVGVLHSLSGTMAISETTLKDTMLMLIEQQNKKGGVLGKQLEAVVVDPASDWPLFAEKARELLSVHKVDVTFGNWTSVSRKSVLPVIEELNGLLFYPVQYEGEESSKNVFYTGAAPNQQAIPATDYFLEELGVEKFALLGTDYVYPRTTNKILDQYLQDKGIKKEDIFVNYTPFGHSDWSKIVADVVALGADGKKVGVISTINGDANVGFYKELAAAGISADDIPVVAFSVGEEELSGLDTANLVGHLAAWNYFQSADTEVNAEFVKTWKARMGEKRVTNDPMEAHFIGFNMWVNAVEKAGTTDVDAVRTAMYGQEFENLTGGKAVMLPNHHLAKPVLIGEIQEDGQFDIISQTKEVAGDAWTDFLPESKILKSDWKDLGCGMYNTETKSCVQIKSIY